A portion of the Candidatus Neomarinimicrobiota bacterium genome contains these proteins:
- a CDS encoding glycosyltransferase family 2 protein yields the protein MKLSIIIPTYNEAENLPEVIRNLQDVDIGLEKEIIIVDDGSTDGSRQLLENLEESNIRTYYHSENRGKGCAVRTGISFVSGDIVLIQDADLEYDPKDYPALIRPIIEGSSSVVYGSRRLSKSPVSYSRYLWGSWFLTRVANLLFSSGLTDLYTCYKVFRTDVIQDLDMKCRGFEFCPEVTAKLSNRHIEITEVPISYYPRSFSEGKKIRWHDGLVGLWTLIQNRFWSKQT from the coding sequence GTGAAACTTTCAATTATCATCCCCACATATAACGAAGCGGAAAACCTGCCTGAAGTGATTAGGAATCTTCAGGATGTTGATATCGGTCTCGAGAAGGAGATTATCATCGTGGATGACGGTTCGACAGACGGTTCGCGGCAACTTCTTGAGAACTTAGAGGAGAGTAATATCAGAACCTATTACCACTCAGAAAATCGCGGTAAAGGGTGCGCTGTCCGGACAGGTATCAGTTTTGTGTCTGGCGACATTGTGCTCATCCAGGATGCTGATCTTGAGTATGATCCAAAAGATTATCCCGCCCTGATCAGACCAATTATAGAGGGAAGTTCATCAGTGGTGTACGGCTCACGGCGATTAAGCAAAAGTCCCGTCTCCTATTCACGATATCTGTGGGGGAGCTGGTTCCTTACGCGTGTGGCGAATCTCCTCTTTTCGAGTGGACTCACAGATCTGTACACCTGTTATAAAGTATTCCGAACAGACGTAATTCAAGATCTCGATATGAAATGCAGAGGATTCGAATTCTGCCCCGAAGTAACAGCTAAGCTAAGCAACAGACACATCGAGATCACCGAGGTTCCCATTTCTTACTATCCCCGATCTTTTTCCGAAGGAAAGAAGATCCGCTGGCATGACGGGCTCGTGGGTTTATGGACGTTAATTCAAAATCGTTTCTGGAGTAAACAGACTTGA
- a CDS encoding UbiA family prenyltransferase, whose translation MNSKLDEKILNMLDEANFLTLGTSVGGNSSAANVFFANDGFDIYCFTFNPTRKAEQMRVNPRVQCVVRPDGTEGIKELQIEGKASQIKDSAEIEKAYNMILEVTDAFKTYMEDEFLKKNKVIGYYKIEPTVVKYVDFYAEDQFEWREFPENRESLGAAILKGMLRKVGLYLRAVRAPFFTASIAPVALGGAVAYFNFGAFDWSLFWWTFLGAILAHAGTNTANDYSDHVTRNDEVNKLFSPFNGGSRMIQAGLMSPAKVFILSLTAFAGAIAIGLKLNAQLHGAPFALSPLLWFGVAGVALGIFYTGAPLRFSYNGFGDLGVMLGFGPVMALGAHYVQKQALLPAVEWNYLPILAASVPVAILVGLILFINGFQDYRADREVGKRTWIVRTADGGDVADYARPFAIYKASLYLTFIYILALGVAGAVNADFSTPWVVIALAPFLLARKAIKMGEAWLMRWAERDADREKLPYELLLVNVATIGTHFSVGLLMTLGYWLGSVL comes from the coding sequence ATGAACAGTAAATTGGACGAAAAAATCCTAAACATGTTGGATGAGGCAAACTTTCTCACCCTTGGGACATCCGTAGGGGGAAACTCGTCCGCGGCGAATGTTTTCTTTGCTAACGATGGATTTGACATTTACTGTTTCACATTTAATCCCACCCGCAAGGCGGAGCAGATGCGCGTCAATCCCCGGGTGCAGTGCGTGGTGCGACCTGACGGCACAGAGGGGATCAAAGAACTGCAGATAGAGGGGAAGGCCTCTCAGATCAAAGATTCAGCGGAGATCGAGAAGGCCTACAACATGATCTTGGAAGTGACAGACGCATTCAAGACTTACATGGAGGACGAATTCCTCAAGAAGAATAAGGTCATAGGATACTACAAGATCGAACCGACGGTTGTAAAGTACGTGGATTTTTATGCTGAGGATCAATTCGAGTGGCGTGAGTTCCCGGAAAATCGGGAATCGTTAGGTGCGGCCATACTCAAAGGGATGCTTCGTAAGGTGGGTCTCTACCTGCGGGCGGTTCGGGCGCCGTTTTTTACGGCCTCAATTGCACCGGTAGCGTTGGGAGGGGCGGTAGCCTACTTTAACTTTGGCGCCTTCGACTGGAGCCTCTTCTGGTGGACGTTTCTCGGTGCGATTCTTGCCCATGCCGGCACCAATACAGCCAACGACTACTCGGATCATGTCACCCGCAATGATGAAGTGAATAAGCTGTTCAGTCCCTTCAACGGTGGTTCGCGGATGATCCAGGCGGGACTCATGTCGCCGGCTAAGGTGTTTATCCTCTCTCTCACGGCATTCGCGGGAGCCATCGCCATCGGCCTGAAGCTGAATGCCCAACTCCACGGCGCACCGTTTGCTCTCAGCCCACTTTTATGGTTTGGCGTGGCCGGCGTGGCTCTCGGAATCTTCTACACGGGAGCACCGCTGCGTTTCAGCTACAACGGCTTTGGCGATCTGGGCGTTATGCTCGGTTTTGGGCCGGTTATGGCCCTCGGCGCCCACTATGTGCAGAAGCAGGCTCTTCTGCCTGCGGTGGAATGGAACTATTTGCCCATTCTGGCAGCGTCCGTTCCTGTGGCCATCTTGGTTGGATTGATCCTCTTTATTAATGGATTTCAGGATTACAGGGCCGACCGGGAGGTGGGGAAGCGTACGTGGATTGTCCGGACGGCGGACGGCGGTGACGTGGCTGACTATGCCCGACCGTTCGCCATCTACAAGGCATCTCTTTATCTCACGTTTATTTACATCTTAGCTTTGGGAGTGGCAGGAGCTGTTAATGCCGATTTTTCCACACCGTGGGTCGTGATCGCTCTGGCTCCTTTTCTGCTGGCACGAAAGGCCATCAAGATGGGAGAGGCGTGGCTCATGCGGTGGGCCGAGCGAGACGCAGATAGGGAGAAGCTCCCATACGAACTACTGTTAGTCAATGTCGCTACCATTGGAACCCATTTCTCCGTTGGACTGCTGATGACACTAGGATACTGGCTGGGATCGGTTCTCTGA